One window of Poseidonibacter antarcticus genomic DNA carries:
- a CDS encoding ATP-binding cassette domain-containing protein: MIEDIHWLTQVCTLPHFARLRLPLYELEMIKEKFLNSKTKSITSIYDTIFEKLELKKPQWDSSLKESLLPALALIPNEGICIIIEKEANDSWRSEDKNGMRSEKSYPPGTLFTSIKTERKSKLKQSAKDMFKKVAFQQKNIIIHAVIASLSINFLALGTSFFSMQVYDRVIPTQGISTLVALSIGVAIAILLEMILKLSRSHIFDHAAKNMDIAYSHDIFKRFLNIRLDSLPKSIGTLSSQLQSYATVRTFISSAALYIFIDFPFSMIFLAAIVMIAGWMMGGIALIFLIIAIITGLFFRKKIEHLTKTSSMASHQKLGLLVESVENAENIKATGASWSILGRWNALAEDAIHDDIRIRHYSEMSTYIAGFLQQFSYVALVAMGAYLVSTTNDLTMGGLIATTILSGRVLSPIAMLPNLLVQWGRTKIAVEDLDRVYALDCDNEGVSSPISPSVMNTDFCCENISFSYEENKPAVKITNLKISQGERVAVLGMIGSGKSTLLKVLSGLYKPQEGKILINGIDIHHISRNKVNEKIGYLSQNVKLISGTLRDNLLLGLTCVNDETIMEVSKKTGLINLINTLSQGLDTLIPEGGESVSGGQKQIISMTRILLMNPQAWFLDEPTAHMDDSTEKLILDSIYETLTPESTLVVVTHKPALLRLVNRIIVMTPEGIVMDGPRDAILQKLNPKLRNKDKE; encoded by the coding sequence TTGATAGAAGATATACATTGGCTTACTCAAGTATGTACGCTACCTCATTTTGCGAGATTAAGGCTTCCCTTATATGAATTAGAAATGATTAAAGAAAAATTTCTAAATTCAAAAACTAAGTCCATTACCTCTATATATGATACTATTTTTGAAAAGTTGGAATTAAAAAAACCTCAATGGGATAGTAGTTTAAAAGAGTCATTATTGCCAGCTTTGGCATTAATACCAAATGAGGGAATATGTATTATTATAGAAAAAGAGGCAAATGATAGTTGGAGAAGTGAAGACAAAAATGGAATGAGAAGTGAAAAATCTTATCCACCTGGAACGCTATTTACATCAATAAAAACAGAGCGAAAATCAAAATTAAAACAGTCTGCCAAAGATATGTTTAAAAAAGTTGCTTTTCAACAAAAAAATATAATAATACATGCTGTTATTGCTTCTTTGAGTATTAATTTTCTAGCTTTGGGTACTTCTTTTTTTAGTATGCAAGTTTATGATAGAGTTATACCTACACAAGGTATTTCTACTCTTGTAGCTCTTAGTATAGGTGTTGCCATTGCAATTTTATTAGAAATGATACTAAAACTTTCTCGTTCACATATATTTGATCATGCAGCAAAGAATATGGATATAGCATACTCACATGATATATTTAAACGCTTTTTAAATATACGACTTGATTCATTACCTAAGAGTATTGGTACTCTTTCTAGTCAATTACAAAGTTATGCTACTGTGCGAACATTTATTTCTTCAGCAGCCTTGTATATATTTATTGATTTTCCATTTTCCATGATTTTTTTAGCAGCTATTGTAATGATTGCAGGATGGATGATGGGAGGAATTGCTCTAATTTTTTTGATAATAGCAATTATTACAGGTTTATTTTTTCGTAAAAAAATTGAACATTTAACAAAAACATCTTCAATGGCATCACATCAAAAATTAGGTCTTTTAGTTGAGAGTGTTGAGAATGCTGAAAATATTAAGGCAACGGGTGCTAGTTGGAGTATATTAGGTAGATGGAATGCTTTAGCTGAAGATGCAATACATGATGATATAAGGATTCGACATTATTCTGAAATGTCTACTTATATAGCAGGTTTCTTACAACAGTTTAGTTATGTTGCACTTGTTGCAATGGGTGCTTATTTAGTAAGTACAACGAATGATTTAACAATGGGGGGACTTATTGCAACTACTATTCTTTCAGGTCGAGTACTTTCACCTATTGCAATGTTACCAAATTTACTTGTACAGTGGGGTAGAACAAAAATAGCAGTGGAAGATTTAGATCGTGTATACGCTCTTGATTGTGATAATGAAGGTGTTTCATCTCCTATTTCTCCATCTGTAATGAATACGGATTTTTGTTGTGAAAATATCTCATTTTCTTATGAAGAAAATAAACCAGCAGTAAAAATAACAAACTTAAAAATCTCTCAAGGTGAAAGGGTTGCTGTATTAGGAATGATTGGTTCTGGAAAGTCTACTTTATTAAAAGTTCTTTCAGGTCTTTATAAACCACAAGAAGGAAAAATTCTTATTAATGGTATAGATATTCATCATATTTCACGTAATAAAGTTAATGAAAAAATAGGATATTTATCACAAAATGTAAAATTAATTTCAGGTACGCTTCGGGATAATCTTTTACTTGGATTAACTTGTGTCAATGATGAAACAATTATGGAAGTATCTAAAAAAACTGGACTAATTAATCTTATAAATACTCTTTCACAAGGTTTAGATACTCTAATACCTGAAGGAGGAGAGAGTGTATCTGGAGGACAAAAGCAGATTATTTCTATGACAAGAATATTACTTATGAATCCTCAAGCATGGTTTTTAGATGAACCAACTGCACATATGGATGATAGTACAGAAAAATTAATACTTGATTCTATTTATGAAACACTTACTCCTGAGAGTACTTTAGTTGTGGTTACTCATAAACCTGCCTTACTTAGATTGGTTAATAGAATAATTGTAATGACTCCTGAAGGTATTGTAATGGATGGTCCAAGAGATGCAATATTACAAAAACTTAATCCAAAACTCCGAAATAAGGATAAAGAATGA
- a CDS encoding HlyD family efflux transporter periplasmic adaptor subunit: protein MKEEKYQLHKPLINPLWITFGTLLLVIIPFLVWAYYANLDQISHAQGQVIATAKTQEIQSTIDGVVEQIYVTEGEHVKKGDNLILLDKAQAQAAYENSKAKVAALKANLSRLRAEVYGKRLIFDKSLDKYPEFKENQKALFRRRQRALNDDLSALNESLKLAREELNLNIPLLDNGDIGALEIIKIRRQIAELKGKISNTRNKYFQDSQTDMTKAEEELSTKEQELADKTIIFERTSISSPMDAIVKNIIVTTKGANVRSGEVILELLPFGDELIIEAKMRPSDISFVKQGQKASVKLDAYDYSIYGVFYGNVTYISPDTLVEKTPKGEEYFFRVLIALDKTQLNTKNGKKINISPGMTAQVDIVTGNRSVLTYLSKPITKTFSEAFHER from the coding sequence ATGAAAGAAGAAAAATATCAACTTCATAAGCCACTAATAAATCCTTTATGGATAACTTTTGGTACTTTACTCTTAGTAATTATACCTTTTTTAGTATGGGCATATTATGCAAATCTTGACCAAATTTCTCATGCCCAAGGGCAGGTTATTGCTACTGCAAAAACACAAGAGATTCAATCTACAATTGATGGTGTTGTTGAGCAAATTTATGTAACAGAAGGTGAACATGTAAAAAAAGGTGATAATCTTATTTTACTAGATAAAGCTCAAGCTCAAGCAGCCTATGAAAATAGTAAAGCAAAAGTAGCAGCTTTAAAAGCAAATCTTTCACGTTTAAGAGCAGAAGTTTATGGGAAAAGATTAATATTTGATAAATCTCTTGATAAGTATCCTGAGTTCAAAGAAAATCAAAAAGCATTATTTCGTCGACGTCAAAGAGCGCTTAATGATGATTTGTCTGCACTTAATGAGTCATTAAAATTAGCAAGAGAAGAACTTAATTTAAATATTCCTTTATTGGACAATGGTGATATAGGTGCTTTAGAAATTATAAAAATTAGACGTCAAATTGCAGAGTTAAAAGGTAAAATATCTAATACACGTAATAAATATTTTCAAGATTCTCAAACAGATATGACAAAAGCAGAAGAAGAATTATCTACAAAAGAACAAGAATTAGCTGATAAAACTATTATTTTTGAACGTACATCTATTTCTTCTCCAATGGATGCAATAGTTAAAAATATAATTGTTACTACAAAAGGAGCAAACGTACGTTCAGGAGAGGTAATCCTTGAGTTATTACCTTTTGGAGATGAACTTATAATAGAGGCTAAAATGCGTCCTTCAGATATTTCATTTGTTAAACAAGGACAAAAAGCATCAGTTAAACTTGATGCTTATGATTATAGTATTTATGGTGTTTTTTATGGGAATGTAACATATATTAGTCCTGATACACTTGTTGAAAAAACACCTAAAGGTGAAGAGTATTTTTTTAGAGTACTTATTGCCTTAGATAAAACACAATTAAATACAAAAAATGGAAAGAAAATAAATATAAGCCCAGGAATGACAGCACAAGTAGATATTGTTACAGGGAATAGAAGTGTTCTTACGTATTTATCTAAACCTATTACAAAAACATTTTCTGAAGCTTTTCACGAAAGATAA
- a CDS encoding TolC family protein, with product MKYFILLLLATVLYGKESCYTVQLLSQTSSDKNRNLLLQNNYDSSCKVMEIGKNLTVRCGCFMNMEDVEKTLPAFKKEYKNAYITSTYKSRFKEKKQIIKEEKPILKKEIPVSIDIGIKNTKKQDTFNINTPVRDTNMCVKNVNTLLNETYKNYPSIKASRQMILSKQAKVESAKWNYFPTPSIDISQRADRKNMTFRLEQPLWTGGKLDAKRDIAVSEYEEAQSTLEENRYILTEEFLTILQNYIESEEQIKGFLEGRKQLVKFSEMVERRVFAGASSRTDKELLNSRIAQINSDLMIARSKYSVARSQMNLLLGHPLRCEIGFENDKTLNQKQSLDQMKETLVNTHPELKKLQSQVSIAEAEKKSVDAEIMPSVLLRAEYQDGSIYTNDQSDDSFLYLNFSYTPGAGLSAISNMESAKYAVMQTKNELKTKKLKLLNILVSYYEDYHSSIDRLESINQTIRLSNLVLKSYTRLFIAGKRQWLDLVNMSREVTENRISMATIKAMYITASYRLALQTGNINFEGK from the coding sequence ATGAAATATTTTATTCTTTTACTGTTAGCAACTGTTTTATATGGAAAAGAGAGCTGTTATACAGTACAGCTTCTCAGTCAGACTAGTTCTGATAAGAATAGGAATTTACTTTTACAAAATAACTATGATAGTTCATGTAAAGTAATGGAAATAGGTAAAAACTTAACTGTTAGATGTGGTTGTTTTATGAATATGGAAGATGTTGAAAAAACACTTCCTGCTTTTAAAAAAGAGTATAAAAATGCTTATATTACAAGTACATATAAGAGTAGATTTAAAGAAAAAAAACAAATAATTAAAGAAGAGAAACCTATTTTAAAGAAAGAAATTCCAGTTTCTATAGACATAGGAATAAAAAATACTAAAAAACAAGATACTTTTAATATAAATACTCCTGTTAGAGATACAAATATGTGTGTTAAAAATGTAAATACATTATTAAATGAAACTTATAAAAATTATCCTAGTATTAAAGCTTCAAGACAGATGATTCTTTCTAAGCAAGCAAAAGTTGAAAGTGCAAAATGGAATTATTTTCCAACACCTTCTATAGATATTTCGCAACGTGCAGATCGTAAAAATATGACTTTTCGTTTAGAACAACCATTGTGGACAGGTGGAAAACTTGATGCAAAGCGAGATATTGCAGTATCAGAATATGAGGAAGCTCAATCTACCCTAGAAGAAAATAGATATATTTTAACTGAAGAATTTTTAACAATTCTTCAAAATTATATAGAATCAGAAGAACAAATTAAAGGATTTTTAGAAGGAAGAAAACAGCTAGTAAAATTCTCAGAAATGGTAGAAAGACGTGTTTTTGCAGGAGCATCTTCTAGAACTGATAAAGAATTACTTAATTCGCGTATTGCACAAATTAATTCAGATTTAATGATTGCTAGGTCAAAATATTCAGTAGCACGTTCACAAATGAATCTACTTTTAGGTCATCCTCTTCGATGTGAAATAGGGTTTGAAAATGACAAAACACTTAATCAAAAACAATCCCTAGATCAGATGAAAGAGACATTAGTAAATACTCATCCAGAACTTAAAAAATTACAATCACAAGTTTCAATAGCTGAAGCTGAAAAGAAAAGTGTTGATGCTGAAATAATGCCTAGTGTTTTACTACGTGCTGAATATCAAGATGGTTCAATTTATACAAACGATCAATCAGATGATAGTTTCTTATATCTTAACTTTTCATATACTCCTGGTGCTGGACTTTCTGCAATATCTAATATGGAAAGTGCTAAATATGCTGTAATGCAGACAAAAAATGAATTAAAAACAAAAAAACTAAAATTGTTGAATATTTTAGTTTCATATTATGAAGATTATCATTCATCTATAGATCGATTAGAAAGTATTAATCAAACAATTAGATTATCAAATTTAGTACTAAAATCTTATACTCGTTTATTTATTGCAGGAAAACGTCAATGGCTTGATTTAGTTAATATGTCACGTGAAGTAACAGAAAATAGGATTTCCATGGCAACTATTAAAGCTATGTACATAACAGCATCTTATCGTTTAGCTTTACAAACAGGTAATATTAATTTTGAAGGGAAATAA
- a CDS encoding beta strand repeat-containing protein, with product DITSSVTATAVSYDDANLTSTNTVQMKVVDLAGNDGAVDTQLVTIAFTGPNNLITITSITDDTGSSSSDFVTNDNNGLTVAATLTNTLDTGAGEKLMYSNDNGVTWIDITSSVTATAVSYDDANLTSTATVKMKVVDVSDNDGPVATQDVIIDTTIDTNGNGKTVTIESITDDTGIANDFITSDTNLEVSGTVDLADGNTLSVSANGNTYTTANTELSVDGSGNWSLDLKGTTLVDGTTYPIVATVTDIAGNSTNATQDVIIDTTIDTNGNGKTVTIESITDDTGIANDFITSDTNLEVSGTVDLADGNTLSVSANGNTYTTANTELSVDGSGNWSLDLKGTTLVDGTTYPIVATVTDIAGNSTNATQNVVVDTTAPTTTVDITSITDDTGSDTNDFITNDNDGLTIGATLSAGLASDEALMYSNDNGVTWSDITSSVTGTTVSYDDANLTSTNTVQMKVVDTAGNNETVESQEVTIDTTAPSITTKTSSVSEEALANGLQDTNGGPDTTNLGAVTGTMSISDASEISEITLASQTAGTTSGGVAVTWASTTAAGVHTLTATAGATTVATLTLDATGAYTFTLLEPLDHATADSEDILALNFGVTATDKAGNTTASTTLTINVEDDSPLASNDQTFIMPVQPDTAEGSLVVSYGADGGYVSEIGIDGNTYTYDVDTDSITAAGTSANVDSYSFNDINDELTINTTQGETFVVDMLTGEYSYAALEAYEEVGPEVSVNQGSGLLGIANVGALGAVDIGTNQTFTAVDANNNIESVTVAATATLGVSVAGYYEVSFSQDMADEFGLAVNETKSGIFLGLVNVQNGSTLTIESIDGGPIDNLQLNEFLATVYVEQVGLDLVSLGLIPSLTIEATDTANNTTTDTKSDVLGLSLIDPDSSPANITEGTSGVETLTGSADSDRIYGYDGADIINGGQGNDLLRGGAGNDTINGESGNDIIIGGKGNDTLSGGSGNDTFIFEKGDGGTAGSPASDTITDFSSIAVSAGGDTIDLSGLLIGELARGNTVGNLSDYLHFEVVGTDTVLSISTSGAYSGGFNAGSTDQQITFTGIDLVGEFTTDQEVISQLLSNGNLIVDQATTTTDELNGTTVISGIITDNDGDTASSTLTFDTTDPHVNPLNVAPTVQVNDNQLLGLVGVGAVGLIDLTTQALTAGDVDGNLRSVVVAYNSTVEINLKELALTASSQLANELGLQFSVVNDAGLLGLLTPSTTLTITAIDGGDIDNAAINELLATVKFDSDINILGLDAGAKVNLIDGTIINATDSEGLSSGDTQVSNLLDVDALEALLGDNSAIIEGDTGNDTLTGTADDERLYGHDGDDTINGGDGDDLIRGGAGNDTLNGGDGNDTLIDGNGSDTFNGGNGNDTIGISSTNFSSIDGGNGVDTLSMIGDFDFDLTLIDDAKISNIDKIDITGDADNKLTLNYSDLLAINTSNELYITGNNGDIVSLEGQTSLGTETLSGITYNKYDLGGTADADIWIDQDITVI from the coding sequence TGATATTACAAGTTCAGTGACTGCAACAGCAGTAAGCTATGATGATGCTAACTTAACAAGTACAAACACTGTTCAAATGAAAGTAGTAGATTTAGCAGGAAATGATGGAGCAGTAGATACTCAACTTGTTACTATTGCCTTTACAGGACCAAATAATCTAATTACAATTACAAGTATTACAGATGATACAGGTTCAAGTAGTAGTGACTTTGTAACTAATGACAATAATGGTTTAACAGTAGCCGCAACTCTTACAAATACATTAGATACAGGTGCTGGTGAAAAACTAATGTATAGTAATGATAATGGTGTTACATGGATTGATATTACAAGTTCAGTAACTGCAACAGCAGTAAGCTATGATGATGCTAACTTAACAAGTACAGCAACTGTAAAAATGAAAGTGGTTGATGTAAGTGATAATGATGGTCCAGTAGCTACTCAAGATGTAATAATCGATACAACAATTGATACAAATGGAAATGGAAAAACAGTAACAATTGAAAGTATTACAGATGATACAGGTATAGCAAATGACTTTATTACAAGTGATACAAATTTAGAAGTAAGTGGAACAGTAGATTTAGCTGATGGAAATACATTAAGTGTAAGTGCAAATGGAAATACTTATACAACAGCAAATACAGAGTTAAGTGTAGATGGTAGTGGTAATTGGAGTTTAGATTTAAAAGGAACTACTTTAGTAGATGGAACAACTTACCCAATAGTTGCAACAGTAACAGATATAGCAGGTAATTCAACAAATGCTACTCAAGATGTAATAATCGATACAACAATTGATACAAATGGAAATGGAAAAACAGTAACAATTGAAAGTATTACAGATGATACAGGTATAGCAAATGACTTTATTACAAGTGATACAAATTTAGAAGTAAGTGGAACAGTAGATTTAGCTGATGGAAATACATTAAGTGTAAGTGCAAATGGAAATACTTATACAACAGCAAATACAGAGTTAAGTGTAGATGGTAGTGGTAATTGGAGTTTAGATTTAAAAGGAACTACTTTAGTAGATGGAACAACTTACCCAATAGTTGCAACAGTAACAGATATAGCAGGTAATTCAACAAATGCTACTCAAAACGTGGTAGTTGATACAACAGCACCAACAACAACAGTAGATATTACAAGTATTACAGATGATACAGGTTCTGATACAAATGACTTTATCACAAACGATAATGATGGCTTAACTATAGGAGCAACACTTTCAGCTGGCTTAGCAAGTGATGAAGCACTTATGTATAGTAATGATAATGGTGTGACATGGAGTGATATTACAAGTTCAGTGACTGGAACAACAGTAAGCTATGATGATGCTAATCTTACTAGTACAAACACTGTACAAATGAAAGTAGTAGATACAGCAGGCAATAATGAAACAGTAGAGAGTCAAGAAGTTACAATTGATACAACAGCACCAAGTATAACTACTAAAACTTCTTCTGTTTCAGAAGAAGCTTTAGCAAATGGTTTACAAGATACAAATGGTGGACCAGATACGACAAATTTAGGAGCTGTTACTGGGACTATGTCTATTAGTGATGCTTCTGAGATTAGTGAAATTACACTAGCTTCACAAACGGCTGGTACAACATCTGGAGGTGTAGCTGTAACATGGGCTAGTACTACTGCAGCTGGAGTACATACTCTTACTGCAACAGCTGGTGCAACAACAGTAGCTACTTTAACACTAGATGCAACAGGTGCTTATACTTTTACTCTTTTAGAACCTTTGGATCATGCAACTGCTGATAGTGAAGATATACTAGCTTTAAATTTTGGTGTGACTGCTACTGATAAAGCTGGAAATACGACTGCTTCAACAACTCTTACTATAAATGTAGAAGATGATAGTCCTTTAGCTTCAAATGATCAAACATTTATTATGCCTGTACAACCTGATACTGCTGAAGGGTCTTTAGTAGTTTCTTATGGTGCTGATGGTGGTTATGTTTCAGAAATTGGAATTGATGGTAATACTTATACTTATGATGTTGATACTGATAGTATTACAGCAGCAGGGACATCTGCTAATGTAGATAGTTATAGCTTTAACGATATAAATGACGAACTTACTATTAATACAACGCAAGGTGAAACATTTGTAGTAGATATGCTAACAGGTGAATATAGTTATGCAGCATTAGAAGCTTATGAAGAAGTGGGACCTGAAGTTAGTGTTAACCAAGGATCAGGTTTGTTAGGAATAGCAAATGTTGGTGCTTTAGGTGCTGTTGATATTGGGACTAATCAAACATTTACAGCTGTGGATGCTAATAATAATATTGAAAGTGTAACAGTAGCAGCTACAGCTACTCTAGGTGTTAGTGTAGCTGGGTATTATGAAGTGAGTTTCTCTCAAGATATGGCAGATGAATTTGGATTGGCTGTTAATGAAACCAAGAGCGGTATTTTCCTAGGACTTGTAAATGTTCAAAATGGTTCTACACTTACTATTGAATCAATAGATGGGGGTCCGATAGATAATCTTCAGCTTAATGAATTTTTGGCAACTGTTTATGTAGAACAAGTTGGCTTAGATTTAGTCTCACTTGGTCTTATCCCTAGCCTTACAATTGAAGCAACAGATACAGCTAACAATACAACAACTGATACAAAATCAGATGTTCTAGGTTTAAGTTTAATAGATCCTGATAGTAGTCCAGCTAATATTACCGAAGGAACGAGTGGAGTTGAAACATTAACAGGAAGTGCTGATAGTGATCGTATTTATGGTTATGATGGTGCTGATATTATAAATGGTGGTCAAGGTAATGATTTACTACGTGGTGGTGCTGGTAATGATACTATTAATGGTGAATCAGGTAATGATATTATCATTGGTGGAAAAGGTAATGATACTCTAAGTGGTGGAAGTGGAAATGATACCTTTATCTTTGAAAAAGGTGATGGCGGAACTGCTGGTTCTCCTGCTAGTGATACTATTACAGACTTTTCATCAATTGCAGTATCTGCAGGTGGTGATACTATAGATTTAAGTGGTTTATTAATAGGTGAATTAGCTAGAGGTAATACTGTTGGAAACTTGAGTGATTATCTACATTTTGAAGTTGTTGGAACTGATACTGTTCTTTCTATTAGTACAAGTGGAGCTTATTCAGGTGGCTTTAACGCAGGAAGTACAGATCAACAAATTACATTTACAGGAATAGACCTTGTAGGAGAATTTACTACAGATCAAGAAGTTATTTCTCAATTGCTTTCAAATGGTAATTTAATCGTTGATCAAGCAACTACAACTACAGATGAACTAAATGGTACTACAGTTATAAGTGGAATAATTACTGATAATGATGGAGATACAGCTTCTAGTACTTTAACTTTTGATACGACAGACCCACATGTAAACCCACTCAATGTGGCACCAACTGTTCAAGTAAATGATAATCAATTACTTGGTTTAGTAGGTGTTGGTGCAGTTGGTTTAATTGATTTAACTACTCAGGCATTGACTGCAGGAGATGTTGATGGAAATTTACGCTCTGTTGTTGTGGCTTATAACTCTACAGTGGAGATAAATTTAAAAGAGTTGGCACTTACTGCTTCTTCTCAATTGGCAAATGAGCTAGGTTTACAATTCTCAGTAGTAAATGATGCTGGTTTACTAGGATTACTAACACCTTCTACAACTCTTACTATTACAGCAATAGATGGTGGTGATATTGACAATGCAGCAATCAATGAATTACTTGCAACAGTGAAGTTTGATTCTGATATTAATATATTGGGTCTTGATGCAGGTGCAAAAGTAAATTTAATTGATGGCACAATAATCAATGCAACAGATAGTGAAGGTTTATCAAGTGGTGATACACAAGTAAGTAATTTATTAGATGTTGATGCTCTTGAGGCACTTCTTGGAGATAATTCAGCTATCATAGAAGGTGATACAGGAAATGATACATTAACTGGAACAGCTGATGATGAACGTCTTTATGGTCATGATGGTGACGATACTATTAATGGTGGAGATGGTGATGACTTAATTCGTGGTGGTGCTGGTAATGACACTTTAAATGGTGGAGATGGAAATGATACTCTTATTGATGGAAATGGAAGTGACACCTTTAATGGTGGAAATGGAAATGATACTATTGGTATAAGTAGTACAAACTTTAGCTCAATAGATGGTGGAAATGGAGTAGATACTCTTTCTATGATTGGTGATTTTGATTTTGATCTTACCTTAATAGATGATGCTAAAATAAGTAATATAGATAAAATAGATATAACAGGTGATGCAGATAATAAATTGACATTAAATTATAGTGATTTACTTGCAATAAATACTTCAAATGAGCTGTATATAACAGGAAATAATGGAGATATAGTTTCTCTTGAAGGACAAACGTCATTAGGTACAGAAACATTAAGTGGAATAACATATAATAAGTATGACCTTGGTGGTACTGCTGATGCTGATATCTGGATTGATCAAGATATTACAGTTATTTAA